One region of Gouania willdenowi chromosome 13, fGouWil2.1, whole genome shotgun sequence genomic DNA includes:
- the dhrs12la gene encoding DHRS-12_like_SDR_c-like domain-containing protein has protein sequence MSLYRKSAWFLKGISQFTRRAYLSASKRFVEGDVEVGVAGRSFMITGANSGIGRATAMAIAMRGGIVHMVCRNKDKAEEARADIVKETGNKEIYVHILDLSDTKKVWEFAEGFKKKYKTLNVLINNAGSIICQREINPDGIEKGFATNVLGVYILTKSLIPLLEKSPDPRVITVSSGGMLAQKLRTGNLKSERGHYDAALVYAQHKRQQVVITEQMAKTNSNIHFSVMHPGWVDTPAVANTMPDFYRSMKGSLRSPEQGADTVVWLAVSEAATKNPSGRFYHDRRMVSTHLPLAWTHSSPLEEQKLMHLLEDMAKMFQPQ, from the exons ATGTCTCTGTACAGAAAGTCTGCCTGGTTCCTGAAAGGAATCTCCCAGTTCACCag AAGAGCGTACTTGTCGGCATCGAAGCGCTTTGTGGAGGGCGATGTGGAGGTGGGCGTGGCCGGGCGTTCCTTTATGATCACAGGAGCCAATAGTGGCATTGGAAGAGCCACAGCAATGGCCATAGCAATGAGAG gtGGAATTGTACACATGGTGTGTAGGAACAAGGACAAAGCAGAGGAGGCGAGGGCTGACATTGTCAAGGAAACGGGAAACAAA GAGATCTACGTCCACATTCTGGATCTGTCCGACACAAAGAAGGTGTGGGAGTTCGCCGAGGGCTTCAAGAAGAAGTACAAAACACTcaatgtgctg ATCAACAATGCAGGCTCCATTATATGTCAGAGGGAGATCAACCCTGATGGTATTGAGAAGGGTTTTGCCACCAATGTGTTGG GGGTCTACATTCTCACCAAGAGTCTGATTCCTCTGCTGGAGAAAAGCCCTGATCCCAGAGTG ATCACTGTGTCCTCAGGAGGAATGTTGGCTCAGAAGCTCAGGACGGGGAACCTGAAGTCTGAGCGAGGTCACTACGACGCCGCCTTGGTCTACGCCCAGCACAAA agGCAGCAGGTGGTGATTACAGAGCAGATGGCAAAGACCAACAGCAACATTCACTTCTCCGTCATGCACCCCGGCTGGGTGGACACTCCAG CCGTGGCCAACACCATGCCAGACTTCTACCGCTCGATGAAGGGCAGTCTGCGATCCCCGGAGCAGGGAGCAGATACCGTGGTGTGGTTGGCCGTCTCTGAGGCGGCCACCAAAAATCCTAGTGGGCGTTTCTATCATG acCGGAGGATGGTGTCCACCCACTTGCCCCTGGCCTGGACCCACAGCTCCCCTCTGGAGGAACAGAAGTTGATGCATTTGTTGGAGGACATGGCCAAGATGTTCCAGCCCCAATGA